A window of the Marinifilum sp. JC120 genome harbors these coding sequences:
- a CDS encoding PAS domain S-box protein, which yields MFRLKEPHLFKSNKAIPAALALIAIFVISIIWTNYSSQVDLRKASLQQFSEYSGREADSFSHFFSERRNDLIDLSTSRALLSYFDNKALGMAPEYGLHASLVQISELLTRIIKIKQINAVPTYTKIIFVDETGKILADNDHARTLNAKCKVNIPTDLDPEKVRIVLKKREDKTSFILMLPYIFRGEKVGTLLAWLNTKTILPFRSGSQTNSELHSLNYLLYDKTIYSPLKSIPKQLAEKISDDWELQTGKVNELVLDLEGQGAPSKSLVVRSAIKGTTISLLSIIPEEKLIGSISPQSLLMYTLLLALFLLGGGVFIIKINAHNLVLNTRVEEAAKQAKKIETKNKQLINEIEARGHAEKALRQINDELENRVQKRTEDLTREVLERHEAEEAMRLIFNNTHDSIFIHDIDGKILDVNDTMLKTYQVDMETTLQMSIKNDFSAPSMDLDILDKKWQQVVNGEEVVFEWTARRPGNGFLFEVEVALNRIELDGKQVILANVHDISEQKKILIQQAEHQEFLGTIFEGIGAAVFVFDPTKGIMVDCNSMGEKLLDMSRSAILNAACQTEITFTSDTKKDLLCPNWHEQGSYEEGFLSIQNSAPLPVSRHLFEIHIGGMTHLVQVVFNIADRKHLERKLNIAQKLESVGLLASGIAHEINTPIQYIGDSIRFVREAYSDLNELVELYEQYIKAESSESRASLLDEIEKHKDDIDLEFISTESIKACDRALEGVERVATIVLAMKNFSHSGEEKSKAVDINKAIQNTIEVSRNEWKYAAKLETSLEPDLPPVKCLPGAINQVLLNVIVNAAHAIAEKKHEDEKGTISVTTKFEPPFAIIIIKDTGCGISKENMHKIFDPFFTTKEVGKGTGQGLAIVHDIIVEKHCGTIDIKSEKGEGTTFIIKLPIEGGGEMDS from the coding sequence ATGTTCCGATTAAAGGAGCCCCATTTGTTCAAAAGCAATAAAGCGATCCCGGCAGCACTCGCTCTGATAGCGATTTTCGTCATATCCATAATCTGGACTAATTATAGTTCTCAGGTGGATTTGCGTAAAGCATCGTTGCAGCAATTCAGCGAGTACTCAGGACGGGAGGCCGACTCATTCAGTCATTTCTTTTCTGAAAGACGAAATGACCTTATCGACCTCTCAACCAGCAGGGCACTTTTAAGCTATTTTGATAACAAAGCTCTGGGCATGGCCCCGGAATACGGCCTGCACGCCAGCCTCGTCCAGATTTCCGAACTGCTAACCCGGATCATCAAGATAAAACAGATTAACGCGGTCCCCACTTACACAAAAATCATCTTTGTTGACGAGACTGGAAAGATACTCGCGGACAACGATCACGCCCGGACATTAAATGCAAAATGCAAAGTAAACATTCCTACGGATCTTGATCCGGAAAAGGTCCGAATTGTTTTAAAAAAAAGAGAAGATAAAACCAGCTTCATACTCATGCTCCCGTACATATTCAGAGGAGAAAAAGTAGGAACTCTTCTGGCATGGCTTAATACAAAAACAATCCTTCCTTTCAGATCCGGATCTCAAACCAACTCAGAGCTGCACAGCTTGAATTATTTGCTTTACGACAAAACCATATACTCCCCGCTGAAGAGTATTCCAAAACAACTGGCAGAGAAAATATCTGACGATTGGGAACTTCAAACAGGCAAGGTAAATGAACTTGTCCTTGACCTTGAGGGACAGGGGGCCCCTTCAAAAAGCCTTGTTGTCCGTTCTGCAATTAAAGGAACCACGATCTCATTACTGAGCATTATTCCCGAAGAAAAACTTATCGGCTCAATTTCCCCACAAAGCCTGCTCATGTACACGCTTCTTCTGGCATTATTCCTTTTAGGCGGTGGTGTGTTCATCATAAAAATTAATGCTCACAACCTTGTCCTCAATACACGGGTGGAAGAAGCAGCAAAACAAGCAAAAAAAATTGAAACTAAAAACAAGCAATTAATAAACGAAATTGAAGCCCGCGGTCACGCAGAAAAAGCCCTTCGCCAAATCAACGACGAACTTGAAAACCGTGTTCAGAAACGGACAGAAGACCTGACCCGAGAGGTTCTTGAAAGACACGAAGCAGAAGAAGCCATGAGGCTTATATTTAATAACACTCATGACTCAATTTTTATCCACGATATTGACGGAAAAATTCTGGATGTAAACGACACCATGCTAAAGACTTATCAAGTGGACATGGAAACAACTCTTCAAATGTCAATCAAAAATGATTTTTCCGCTCCAAGTATGGATCTGGATATACTGGATAAAAAATGGCAGCAAGTTGTGAACGGAGAAGAGGTGGTATTTGAATGGACAGCCAGAAGGCCCGGAAACGGATTCTTATTTGAAGTTGAAGTGGCTTTGAACCGTATTGAGCTGGACGGTAAACAGGTTATTCTAGCAAACGTACATGATATTTCAGAACAGAAAAAAATTTTAATCCAACAGGCCGAACATCAAGAATTTCTTGGGACCATATTCGAAGGCATCGGTGCGGCTGTATTCGTATTCGATCCCACCAAAGGGATTATGGTCGATTGCAACAGTATGGGAGAAAAACTGCTGGATATGAGCCGCAGTGCCATACTCAACGCCGCCTGCCAAACCGAAATCACATTCACATCAGATACCAAAAAAGACCTGCTTTGCCCCAACTGGCATGAACAAGGCTCCTACGAAGAAGGATTTTTATCAATACAAAACTCTGCCCCGCTGCCTGTTTCCCGTCACCTTTTTGAAATCCACATAGGCGGCATGACCCACCTCGTGCAGGTTGTTTTCAACATAGCTGACCGCAAGCACCTTGAAAGAAAACTGAACATCGCACAGAAGCTCGAATCCGTAGGGTTGCTGGCCTCCGGGATTGCGCATGAAATCAACACCCCTATCCAGTATATAGGTGACAGCATCCGTTTTGTAAGAGAAGCATACAGCGACTTAAATGAACTGGTCGAACTTTATGAACAGTATATTAAGGCAGAATCCTCCGAATCGCGTGCAAGCCTCCTTGATGAAATCGAAAAACACAAAGATGACATTGATCTGGAATTTATCAGCACCGAATCCATCAAAGCCTGCGACCGGGCTCTTGAAGGGGTTGAACGAGTAGCTACAATTGTCCTGGCCATGAAAAACTTTTCCCATTCCGGGGAAGAAAAAAGCAAAGCCGTGGACATCAACAAGGCCATTCAGAATACCATTGAGGTCTCCCGCAATGAATGGAAATATGCTGCAAAGCTTGAGACATCCCTCGAACCGGACCTGCCTCCGGTTAAATGCCTGCCCGGAGCCATCAATCAGGTACTGCTGAACGTGATTGTAAATGCAGCCCATGCCATCGCTGAGAAGAAACATGAGGATGAAAAGGGGACTATCTCTGTTACCACAAAATTTGAACCACCCTTTGCAATAATCATCATCAAAGACACGGGCTGCGGAATTTCAAAAGAGAATATGCACAAAATCTTTGATCCGTTCTTCACCACCAAGGAAGTGGGCAAGGGGACAGGGCAAGGACTGGCCATTGTCCATGATATCATCGTTGAAAAACATTGCGGGACCATCGACATTAAATCCGAAAAAGGTGAAGGCACAACTTTCATAATCAAATTGCCGATTGAAGGCGGTGGGGAAATGGACTCGTAA
- a CDS encoding heteromeric transposase endonuclease subunit TnsA, translating into MPVRKIPKNYRNVTGKLVNTKSDGPAGFESTLERDFLSLLEFSPEVLRFEVQPVEINWIDSKGKLRKYTPDVLVFYADGVELKPTIFEVKYRSDLKKNWDKLKPKFMKALSFAKSRRWRFKIVSEKEIRTGLLKNVKFLIRFKCQNTYDSTHGDILLGSLKKLHSSTPADLLKSIYEDEWDQAELLPTLWYMVGTFQIGCDLSLPLTMRSEIWFLKK; encoded by the coding sequence ATGCCTGTAAGAAAAATTCCAAAGAATTATCGCAATGTGACTGGTAAACTTGTTAATACCAAGTCAGACGGTCCTGCTGGATTTGAGTCTACCTTGGAAAGGGACTTCTTGTCACTTCTTGAATTTTCGCCGGAGGTATTGAGGTTCGAGGTCCAGCCAGTCGAGATAAATTGGATCGATTCAAAAGGAAAGCTTCGTAAGTATACCCCAGATGTTTTGGTATTCTATGCTGACGGGGTTGAGTTAAAGCCAACAATTTTTGAAGTCAAGTATCGTAGTGATCTGAAGAAGAACTGGGATAAGTTGAAGCCCAAATTTATGAAAGCGCTATCTTTTGCTAAAAGCAGAAGGTGGCGCTTTAAAATTGTTAGTGAGAAAGAAATCAGAACTGGCCTTTTGAAGAATGTGAAGTTTTTGATAAGGTTTAAATGTCAGAATACTTACGACTCTACCCATGGAGATATTCTCCTTGGTTCGCTAAAGAAGCTTCATTCAAGTACTCCTGCTGATCTTCTGAAGAGCATTTATGAAGATGAGTGGGATCAAGCAGAATTGTTGCCTACTTTATGGTATATGGTTGGGACATTTCAAATAGGGTGTGATTTATCTTTACCGCTGACTATGAGGTCGGAAATATGGTTTCTAAAAAAATAG
- a CDS encoding toxin-activating lysine-acyltransferase: MSEENNKNTVDSSDNVSPDVNAEASESQAQVQPDLSSVLGVVTALMMDSPVHEYFFLSDMKWLVVPPVRLRQFRIFRKDGMPFAYVCWASVNEETEARLKAGHVKLRPDEWNNGDNIWLVDLVAPFGGAEEVMKDLKRTVFEGKTVKSRQVAPDGAGAAVVEW, translated from the coding sequence GTGTCTGAAGAGAATAATAAGAATACAGTTGATTCGAGTGATAATGTTTCTCCTGATGTAAATGCTGAAGCTAGTGAATCGCAGGCTCAAGTCCAGCCCGACCTTTCATCTGTTCTTGGTGTTGTTACTGCTCTTATGATGGATAGTCCCGTCCATGAATATTTTTTCCTTTCCGATATGAAATGGTTGGTTGTTCCTCCGGTTCGTTTGCGTCAGTTCAGGATTTTTCGCAAAGACGGAATGCCCTTCGCTTATGTTTGTTGGGCATCTGTCAATGAAGAGACTGAGGCAAGGCTCAAGGCCGGGCATGTGAAACTTCGCCCGGATGAATGGAATAATGGCGATAATATCTGGCTTGTTGATTTGGTTGCGCCGTTTGGTGGGGCTGAAGAGGTGATGAAAGATTTGAAGCGGACTGTTTTTGAAGGGAAGACTGTTAAGAGTCGTCAGGTTGCTCCTGATGGGGCTGGGGCTGCAGTTGTTGAGTGGTAG
- a CDS encoding AAA family ATPase, producing the protein MTSQFPHLCESAVSLMALSEQERIAKIQTPVWIGYPVASKILARLEELVEYPKSHRMPNLLITGDTNNGKTMLVNRFCKAHPRDDNPDGEAAIIPVLYIQAPPTPEEGRFYDNILENINAPFRPQDRASKKAFQAVKLLKAVGVKLLIIDEIQQILAGSMKKQRAFLNVIKGLGNELKIPIVGVGTREADRAIQTDLQLSNRFDAAFLPRWRLNANYIRLLLSFERILPLAQPSGLDERGLSTKILSMSEGYIGEIARILADASVFAIKSGHERIDVDILGKINWISPSQRRYRSEFGG; encoded by the coding sequence ATGACTTCTCAATTTCCGCATTTATGCGAGTCTGCTGTAAGCCTGATGGCATTGTCAGAGCAAGAAAGGATTGCGAAAATTCAGACTCCAGTTTGGATAGGTTACCCAGTGGCAAGTAAAATCTTGGCACGTTTGGAAGAACTTGTTGAATATCCGAAGTCGCATCGCATGCCGAATTTGTTGATAACTGGTGATACCAATAACGGTAAGACGATGCTTGTGAATAGATTTTGTAAGGCACACCCGCGTGATGACAATCCTGATGGAGAGGCGGCAATTATTCCTGTGTTGTATATCCAAGCTCCACCAACACCGGAGGAAGGCCGTTTCTATGATAATATTTTGGAGAACATTAATGCTCCGTTTAGGCCACAAGATAGGGCATCCAAAAAAGCGTTTCAAGCTGTGAAGTTACTTAAGGCTGTCGGAGTAAAATTATTAATTATTGATGAAATTCAGCAAATTCTAGCTGGAAGTATGAAAAAGCAAAGGGCGTTTTTGAATGTTATAAAGGGTCTTGGTAATGAACTTAAGATACCTATTGTTGGTGTGGGCACTAGAGAAGCCGATCGAGCCATTCAGACTGATTTGCAGCTGTCTAACAGGTTTGACGCTGCTTTTTTGCCGAGGTGGAGATTAAATGCTAACTATATAAGATTGCTTTTGAGTTTTGAAAGGATTTTGCCTTTGGCGCAACCATCTGGTTTGGATGAGCGTGGATTGTCAACAAAGATATTGTCAATGAGCGAAGGGTATATCGGAGAAATTGCCAGGATTCTTGCAGATGCATCTGTTTTTGCAATTAAGTCAGGACATGAAAGAATTGATGTTGATATTCTTGGAAAAATAAATTGGATTTCTCCAAGTCAAAGGCGTTATCGATCAGAATTTGGGGGATAA
- a CDS encoding response regulator → MKKKSKVLFVDDEQNILDTYRALLRKRFKVETALGPEEGLEKVKTSGPYAIVVSDLKMPKMDGITFLSKVKQLSPDTVRVMLTGHADLEAAISAVNEGSVFRFLTKPSAIEEMIRTLEAAMRQYSLVVAERELLRGTLRGSVKVLTDILALVNPEAFGRSERVRRLAGYVGQNLNLKQTLYLDLAAMLGQLGCVTIPDTLLLKVFTGETLTAEEQQIYGMHTSVTAGILSQIPRMETVSEIIQHQNDRLDENPTMPVESRVLKACLDYDSLIQQKIDKMDAISILRGMNGIYDIKVLDVLEKGTAGEDGYVRREIELEELKQGMILDEGLWSEDEVHLVAEGTEMTETAIIRINNFRRAKKLPPRIRVLVPLKYIN, encoded by the coding sequence ATGAAGAAGAAAAGTAAGGTCCTCTTTGTAGATGACGAACAGAATATACTCGACACATACAGAGCCCTACTGCGCAAACGGTTCAAAGTAGAGACAGCTCTCGGCCCAGAAGAAGGGCTAGAAAAAGTTAAAACATCAGGACCATATGCTATTGTTGTTTCAGACCTGAAGATGCCAAAAATGGACGGGATCACATTTCTCAGCAAGGTTAAACAACTTTCACCGGATACTGTCCGGGTCATGCTCACAGGACATGCCGACCTTGAAGCGGCTATCTCCGCAGTTAACGAGGGCTCGGTTTTTCGTTTCCTGACCAAGCCGAGTGCTATTGAAGAAATGATCCGTACCCTTGAAGCTGCCATGAGGCAATATTCCCTTGTCGTGGCCGAGCGGGAGCTGCTGCGCGGCACATTACGGGGAAGTGTCAAAGTCCTCACCGACATTCTTGCTCTGGTCAATCCAGAGGCTTTCGGGCGCAGTGAAAGAGTCCGCCGCCTTGCCGGATATGTGGGCCAAAACCTGAATCTGAAACAAACCCTTTATCTAGACCTCGCCGCCATGCTTGGACAGTTAGGCTGCGTGACAATACCTGATACGTTACTTCTAAAAGTTTTTACCGGGGAAACTCTCACAGCTGAAGAACAACAAATTTACGGAATGCACACCTCAGTAACAGCAGGTATACTATCCCAGATTCCGCGTATGGAAACAGTTTCTGAAATCATTCAACACCAGAATGATAGACTGGACGAAAATCCCACCATGCCAGTGGAGTCACGTGTACTAAAAGCATGTCTGGACTACGACTCCCTGATTCAGCAAAAAATAGACAAGATGGATGCAATCAGCATCCTGCGCGGCATGAACGGCATATATGACATCAAAGTTCTTGATGTCCTAGAAAAAGGAACTGCCGGGGAGGATGGATACGTACGCCGAGAAATTGAACTTGAGGAACTCAAACAAGGCATGATTCTGGATGAAGGACTTTGGAGTGAAGACGAAGTTCACCTTGTTGCCGAGGGCACAGAAATGACGGAAACCGCAATCATCCGTATTAACAATTTCAGAAGGGCCAAAAAACTTCCCCCCAGAATACGGGTGCTTGTCCCACTCAAATATATCAACTAA
- a CDS encoding HDOD domain-containing protein, translating to MSPKILFVDHDKNILDSFRAMMHGLRKEWKSRFAATGQDTLEMIGKNEFDVVITDMKLPDMDGCELLNKIAKIQPDTIRIMLSGHSDMPSLLKSAKHTHQFLSKPCSTDLLINTIRRMMELRPILEDREVRKIVTGLDALPALPDLYIEITRELNKPEPSLQKIGELAKKDPGISTTLLKVVNSSFFGFYGSVSCPSRAAVLLGTDVLKGLILGVHFLQELDTDILGPYSIEKLWEHCLQTGYLAKGVCAFMDADEKTVTDCFVAGLLHDIGKFVFITEMNKEYQEVLKNVREFGGPVINVEKKILGVSHAEVGAYLLGLWGFNEEIVKMVYFHHSLENCDNVFTPTHAIHAADVLQHELIPHTSGYIFTEFNDNKLAAAGLLKHINDWRAECNNLLENKHEEEK from the coding sequence ATGAGCCCGAAAATTCTCTTTGTCGACCATGATAAGAATATTTTGGACAGCTTCAGGGCCATGATGCACGGCCTGCGCAAAGAATGGAAAAGCCGCTTTGCCGCAACCGGGCAAGACACGTTGGAAATGATCGGCAAAAACGAATTTGACGTTGTCATTACCGATATGAAACTGCCCGACATGGACGGCTGTGAGCTACTTAACAAAATCGCTAAAATACAACCGGACACTATCCGCATAATGCTATCCGGGCATTCGGATATGCCGTCGTTGCTGAAATCCGCAAAACATACCCATCAATTCCTGAGCAAGCCATGCAGCACCGATCTGTTGATCAATACCATCCGCAGAATGATGGAACTGCGCCCAATTCTGGAAGATCGCGAAGTCAGGAAAATAGTAACCGGGCTTGATGCACTGCCAGCACTGCCGGACTTATACATTGAAATAACCCGCGAACTCAACAAACCAGAGCCAAGCCTGCAAAAGATAGGCGAACTTGCCAAGAAAGACCCCGGCATATCAACTACTCTGCTAAAAGTGGTCAACTCGTCCTTTTTCGGCTTCTATGGTTCTGTCTCCTGCCCTTCCCGGGCGGCGGTACTACTGGGGACTGACGTCCTCAAAGGACTGATTCTCGGGGTCCACTTCCTTCAGGAACTGGATACTGATATCCTCGGCCCATACTCCATAGAAAAACTTTGGGAACACTGCCTGCAAACCGGTTACCTCGCCAAGGGAGTCTGTGCATTTATGGATGCGGACGAAAAAACCGTAACCGACTGTTTCGTGGCTGGACTGCTTCACGATATCGGCAAATTCGTCTTCATAACCGAGATGAACAAGGAATATCAGGAAGTACTGAAAAACGTTCGGGAATTCGGCGGTCCGGTGATTAATGTTGAAAAAAAGATTCTTGGGGTAAGCCATGCGGAAGTGGGAGCTTACCTGCTGGGGCTATGGGGATTCAATGAGGAGATAGTAAAAATGGTCTACTTTCATCATTCACTCGAAAATTGCGATAACGTATTTACCCCCACGCACGCAATTCATGCAGCCGATGTACTGCAACACGAGCTTATCCCCCATACTTCCGGCTATATATTTACTGAATTTAATGATAACAAGCTTGCAGCAGCAGGTCTTTTGAAACACATTAATGACTGGCGTGCGGAGTGCAACAACTTGCTGGAGAACAAGCATGAAGAAGAAAAGTAA
- a CDS encoding transposase, giving the protein MVSKKIGPPATYRFTRGDRVYVDGKECAFIEMSDFDIALVKVLSSGEITATNIVAIEPFQVVLDDSPAIDAVSEERMTLATERYKAIEPLVDLKGRTRDVVEARGKELQIHPSTLYNWLHWYEQSGKLTSLVPRNRNDKGKKKFSEEIESLVQSTIETEYLSPQKKSVSEVYKKIKKKCYEEGLKAPHINTVRNRIKEISPYIKTKRRHGDKEANDSYGEIKGSFPGADFPLAVVEIDHTQIDLILVDDIHRQAIGRPWITLAMDVYSRMVVGFYLSFDRPGYVGTGLSIYRSIALKDKWLAEMGIDVKWPCYGIPKTIHVDNAKEFRSISFENACAQYGINIEWRPVGRPQFGPHIERLLGNFAKKIHNLPGTTFSNVQQRGRYQSEKKASFTLSDFEKWLTIYITQIYHEEVHSSLNMTPYNKYRQGIFGDDRHPGVGLYPKIADEEALLLDFMPMIKRSVQRDGVSIDKIKYWSDVLRRWINCSYSDRSKLTRKFIFRRDPRDVSQIWFFDPELETYYPIPYRDTSHPPISIWEFRKIKKDLEEAGQKDVDERKIFEAYDRMDKIEENAVKQTKAARLKRQKRISGLGATNKIINKSAKVGLNEEIQNDNLEFDDLKPFDEIEFMDDL; this is encoded by the coding sequence ATGGTTTCTAAAAAAATAGGACCTCCTGCAACATACCGTTTTACGCGGGGGGATCGAGTATATGTGGATGGAAAAGAATGTGCATTTATTGAGATGTCTGACTTTGATATTGCGTTAGTTAAGGTTCTCAGTTCTGGCGAAATAACAGCGACTAATATTGTTGCCATTGAGCCGTTTCAGGTCGTTTTAGACGACTCCCCTGCAATTGATGCCGTATCAGAGGAAAGAATGACGTTGGCGACGGAGCGATATAAAGCAATAGAACCTTTGGTTGATCTTAAGGGAAGAACTCGGGATGTCGTTGAAGCACGAGGGAAAGAATTACAAATTCACCCAAGCACTCTTTATAATTGGCTGCATTGGTATGAACAATCAGGGAAGTTGACATCACTGGTACCTAGAAATCGGAACGATAAAGGGAAAAAGAAATTTTCAGAGGAGATTGAGAGTCTTGTTCAGAGTACTATTGAGACAGAATATTTAAGCCCCCAAAAGAAATCTGTTTCTGAAGTTTATAAAAAGATAAAAAAGAAATGTTATGAAGAGGGTTTAAAGGCACCGCATATAAATACAGTGCGTAATAGGATTAAAGAAATTTCACCCTATATTAAAACCAAGCGTCGTCATGGAGATAAAGAGGCTAATGATAGCTATGGGGAAATAAAGGGTAGTTTTCCTGGTGCAGATTTTCCTTTAGCTGTTGTTGAAATCGACCATACTCAAATTGATTTAATCCTTGTCGACGACATCCATCGTCAGGCTATCGGGCGTCCATGGATCACTCTTGCGATGGACGTATACAGCCGAATGGTTGTTGGTTTTTATCTCTCTTTCGATAGACCGGGATATGTTGGAACAGGGCTTAGTATTTATAGGTCAATTGCATTGAAGGATAAGTGGCTGGCTGAAATGGGGATAGATGTAAAGTGGCCATGCTACGGAATTCCAAAAACTATTCATGTTGATAATGCAAAAGAATTTAGAAGCATCTCATTTGAAAATGCATGTGCTCAATATGGAATTAATATCGAATGGCGTCCTGTTGGGCGACCACAGTTTGGTCCTCATATCGAGAGGTTATTGGGTAATTTTGCGAAAAAAATACATAACCTTCCTGGAACAACTTTTTCCAATGTACAGCAAAGAGGGCGGTACCAGTCCGAGAAAAAAGCTTCATTCACCCTTTCAGATTTTGAAAAATGGCTTACTATTTATATTACACAAATTTATCATGAGGAGGTGCATTCATCGTTAAATATGACTCCATATAATAAATATAGACAGGGGATATTTGGTGATGATCGTCATCCAGGGGTTGGTCTTTATCCAAAGATTGCAGATGAAGAAGCTTTGCTTCTGGATTTTATGCCTATGATTAAAAGGTCAGTTCAAAGAGATGGGGTATCAATAGATAAAATTAAATATTGGAGTGATGTCCTTCGCAGATGGATTAATTGCTCATACTCGGATCGTTCTAAATTAACTCGTAAATTTATATTTAGACGGGACCCGCGAGATGTTAGTCAGATTTGGTTTTTTGATCCTGAATTGGAGACTTATTACCCTATTCCGTATCGGGATACCTCTCATCCCCCTATCAGTATATGGGAATTTCGTAAAATAAAGAAAGATTTAGAGGAGGCAGGTCAAAAGGATGTTGATGAGCGGAAGATTTTTGAAGCATATGATCGAATGGATAAGATCGAGGAAAATGCAGTGAAGCAAACCAAAGCAGCAAGATTAAAAAGGCAAAAGAGGATTTCAGGGCTTGGTGCTACGAATAAAATTATTAATAAATCTGCGAAGGTTGGTTTGAATGAAGAAATCCAGAATGATAATTTGGAGTTTGATGATTTAAAACCTTTTGATGAAATTGAATTCATGGATGATCTGTAA
- a CDS encoding DUF4198 domain-containing protein, with product MMKKLVLTMAFVLAFTSVCSAHDMWLEKKGRTAHLIYGHPGSTDPYPISRITALTGINESNWKTPLEAVYKKGEAFAWLDDDYSMLTVEFDNKYWYHTEEGGWQNFERPRQVCGKVVEEGRSYKLSKTILKWQPSMSKPVGQRAEIVPLKDPSKLKEGDILPVMMYYEGKPMPAAGARISTTSDRTSEHPELMNLKNSKPINVKIGPAGRQIIIGKYAKALDDTRYVWYAFSLTFRTTK from the coding sequence ATGATGAAAAAACTCGTTTTAACAATGGCTTTTGTCTTAGCATTTACTTCCGTTTGCTCCGCCCATGACATGTGGCTGGAAAAAAAGGGACGTACGGCACACTTGATTTACGGCCATCCCGGCTCTACTGATCCGTATCCCATCAGTCGTATTACTGCGTTGACCGGGATTAATGAGAGTAATTGGAAAACTCCCCTTGAGGCTGTCTACAAAAAGGGCGAAGCCTTTGCATGGCTTGACGACGACTACAGCATGCTTACTGTCGAATTTGACAATAAGTATTGGTATCACACTGAAGAAGGCGGTTGGCAGAATTTTGAACGTCCTAGACAGGTTTGCGGTAAGGTTGTTGAGGAAGGACGTTCATACAAACTTTCCAAGACTATTCTCAAATGGCAGCCTAGCATGAGCAAACCAGTTGGGCAGCGTGCGGAAATTGTTCCCCTTAAAGATCCTTCCAAACTCAAAGAAGGCGATATTCTTCCGGTCATGATGTACTATGAAGGAAAGCCCATGCCCGCAGCAGGTGCTCGCATTTCCACTACCTCTGATCGTACCTCTGAGCATCCCGAACTGATGAATCTCAAGAATTCCAAGCCCATCAATGTGAAGATCGGTCCTGCCGGACGTCAAATCATTATCGGTAAGTACGCAAAGGCTCTCGATGATACTCGTTATGTCTGGTACGCATTCTCCTTGACCTTCCGCACTACGAAGTAG
- a CDS encoding ABC transporter substrate-binding protein: protein MCVKRKTSLFIASMSLLTIIIFAGSVFASDLEQIKERGVLRHLGIPYANFVTGHETGLDVEVIKLFAAHLGVRYEFVKTDWSTIFGDLTGTMVKPKGDDVEFLEKTPIKGDIISNGLTRLKWREKIINYSKPTFPTQVWCVAREDSPLRPINPSGDIDQDIRTVKIMLKDKKVMGKQGTCLAPELYGIDSRIATIINFTGSLNDIAPAIIKGEADVALLDVPDSLVALNKWPGRIKVLGPISPRQIMGSGFRKDSPQLLKAFNEFYAELKKSGKYNKLIIKYYPAVFSYYKDFFKN, encoded by the coding sequence ATGTGCGTTAAAAGAAAAACATCTCTATTCATTGCATCCATGTCCCTGCTTACAATAATCATATTTGCAGGATCAGTCTTCGCCTCGGACCTTGAACAGATAAAAGAGAGAGGAGTCCTGCGGCATCTGGGAATCCCCTACGCAAATTTTGTAACCGGACATGAAACCGGATTGGATGTGGAAGTAATCAAACTCTTCGCCGCACATCTAGGTGTCAGATATGAATTTGTGAAAACCGATTGGTCTACCATTTTTGGGGACCTGACCGGAACAATGGTCAAACCCAAAGGAGACGATGTTGAGTTTCTGGAAAAAACTCCCATCAAGGGTGATATTATTTCCAATGGGCTGACCAGACTGAAGTGGCGCGAAAAAATCATCAACTATTCAAAGCCAACATTTCCAACCCAGGTCTGGTGTGTTGCCAGAGAAGACTCCCCTTTGCGCCCCATCAACCCCAGCGGCGACATTGATCAGGATATCCGGACGGTCAAAATCATGCTCAAAGACAAAAAAGTCATGGGCAAGCAGGGGACCTGCCTTGCCCCGGAACTTTATGGTATTGACTCCAGAATCGCCACAATCATTAATTTTACGGGCAGCCTCAACGACATAGCTCCAGCCATTATCAAAGGAGAAGCGGATGTTGCCCTGCTTGATGTTCCTGATTCGCTGGTAGCGTTGAACAAGTGGCCCGGAAGAATAAAAGTTCTCGGCCCGATCTCTCCGCGGCAGATCATGGGATCAGGATTCCGCAAAGATTCACCGCAACTTCTCAAAGCCTTTAATGAATTTTATGCAGAGTTGAAAAAAAGCGGAAAGTACAACAAGCTGATAATTAAATACTATCCTGCTGTGTTCAGTTACTATAAGGATTTTTTCAAAAATTAA